In the Desulfovibrio psychrotolerans genome, GCATGGAGCCTTTGCCTTCCTTGCCCAGACTCTCTGCCCAGAGCTGCGTGAACCAGAAGCCGAACTGCGCCCACAACGGAATGTAGGAAAAGAAAATAAGCTGGGTGTAGCCGCGCTCCATGAGCGTGCGGTTCCACACCGCCAGCTTCCATGCGGGGTGCGTCTCCAGCGTTTTGACGCCCGCGCCCGGAGCGTACAGGGGAGCGCCCACGGCAAGTGCGCCGCGCAGGAGCGCCTTCCAGTCCATATCCAGAAAGGCGGCCGGGACCATGCCCACGGCGGAAAGCACGGAATATCTGCCGCCCAGATGGTCGGGTACGGGCAGGGACGCAAGCCCGAGCACGTCGGCTTCCTGCCGCAGATAGCCCTTGGCGACGTCGGTGATGACCATGACGTGTTTTTTCCACGCATCGCCCAGCGACTCGCGCAGCCACTGGCGGGCCAGAAAATACTGCGAGAGGGTTTCTATGGTGCCGCCGGACTTGGAAATAACCACCACAATCGTCTTTTCAGGGGGAAGCAGTTCAAACCACGCATCCAGCGTGTCGGCGTCCACATTATCGGCAATCCAGAGGCTGCGCCCGGCGTGTTCCGGCCTGTCCTGCTGCGGATAAAAGGCCTTTTGCAGGGCGCGGGCGCCCAGCGCGGAACCGCCTATGCCCAGCAACAACATGTGCCGGAACGACTGCAGCCACGGCGTGTAGGCTTCCAGCGAGGTTTCCAGCTCCTCCCGGAAGGGCATGTTGATGAACGGCAGCCGCCCCGCCGTTATTTCGGAAATCAGCCGCGTGGACATGTCTCCGCGGCGCACCTCGTACGGCATGGAATCGCCGGAGGCTACGCGTCCGTTCCACGCGCCGGTCCAGTCAAGCGTATTGGGAATTATCGAGCCTGCGGTCTTCATGGGCTTATCTCCTTGCGTTTACGGCCACCGGCCATGCGCCTCGCGCCCCCGCCCCGGCACCACCGGCAGTGGGCCGCACAGAGGGACACACAGAGGGACGGACATACAGGCACCCTACCGCATTTCCCTTCCGACTGCACCTATTTGAAAAGCACCTTCGCAATCTTATCCAGCGCAGAGGTGAGGGTTGCCTCATCCACGGCGTAGGAAATGCGGATACAGTTGTCATCGCCAAAAGCCGCCCCCGGCACGAGGGCAACGCCCGCTTCTTCCAGCAGGGCAGTGCACAGGGTGGCGGAATCGGGAATGGCCTTGGTGTAGTGGCGGTGCACATCGGGGAAGATGTAGAACGCCCCTTCAGGCACCGGGCACACCACCTCCGGCCAGCTGCCCACAATCTTCAGGGCAAGGTCGCGGCGCGCGCGGAAGGCGGCGCGCATCTCGTCCACCACGGCAAACCCGCCCGAAAGAGCGGCCACAGCCCCTTTCTGCGCAAAGGTGCACACGTTGGACGTGGACTGTCCCTGAATCTTGGTCATGGCCTTGATGAGGTCGGCATGGGCAAGCACGTAGCCGATGCGCCAGCCGGTCATGGCAAAGCTTTTGGCAAGGCCGTTCACCACGCAGACCTGCTCGGGATAGCGGGTCCACCATGAACACAGGGAAACGTGTTCCGCCGGGGCATATACCAGCTGGTCGTAAATTTCGTCGGAGATGATGAACAGGCCCTTTTCTATGGCCCAGCCGGCAATGGCGTCCATCTGCGCCTTGTTATAGGCGGCTCCCGTGGGATTGGAGGGCGAGTTCAGCAGCAGCACGCGGGTTTTTTCCGTGCGGTGCGCCTCCAGCTGCTCCACCGTAACCTTGAAGGCGGCATCCGCCGTGGCGGGCACCACCACGGGCACGCCCTCGGCAAGCTGCACCATGGGCGGATAGCTGACCCAGTAGGGGCCGGGAATGAGCACCTCGTCACCGGGGTTGAGCAATGCCTGAAAAAGATTGTATAAGGCCTGCTTGCCGCCGTTGGTGACCATGGTATTCTCCATGGCGGCATAGGCGTTGTAGAAGGTGTTGAAATACGCGGCAACCGCTTCGCGCAGGTCCGGCAGGCCCGGAACGGCGGCATAGCGGGTAAAACCGTCGTCTATGGCCTTTTTACATGCCTCGCGCACATACTCTGGTGTGGGGAAGTCCGGCTCGCCCACGGCAAGACTGACAATCTCCTTCCCCTGTGCCTTCAGTTCCAGCGCCTTGGCGTTTACGGCCAGCGTGGCCGAAGGCTTGAGCTGCTTCAAACGGTCCGAAATGTTCATGCGCATTCCTCTTTGTACGGATTGTCGGTCATGGGCTTTCCGCGAAGTATCAATTTGGTCTGCATCTGTAAACAGTTGAAAGTGCGGGTGAAGATACGCCACACTGAACGGCGTTCCAATCCCCCGATTACAAAGGATTTAGCATGACCGCAAAACCGCTCATTCCCTTTCCGCAGGGCTGCATCACCGGAGCGTTTGTCCGGCGCGTCAAGCGGTTCAGCGTGGAGATAGTGCACAATGGCCGGTCGGAATGGGTGCATTCCAATAATTCCGGTTCCATGATGGGATTGCTGCGCCCCGGCGCGCCCGTGCTCGCCTCGCCCGCCGCCAACCCGGACCGCAAGCTCAGATGGACGCAGGAGGCCGTGCGCATGCGCGACTGGTCGGGCGATTTTTGGGTGGGGGTGAACACCGCCACGCCCAACAGGCTGCTGGAAGCCGCCTTTCATGCGGGATTGCTCCCGTGGGCGGCGGGCTATACGCACCTGCGGCGCGAGGCCAGGTTCGGAGAAAGCCGTCTGGACGCCTGCCTTACCGCAGACCCGCAAAACCCGGCACAGGGGGATGGGGGCGGAGAAACAACGCTGCCGCCCCTCTGGGTGGAGTGTAAGAATGTTACCATGGTGGAAGACGATGTGGCCTGCTTCCCGGACGCGGCCACGGAACGCGGGCAGAAGCACATACGGGAGATGATGGGGCTTGTGGAGCAGGGGTTCCGGGCCGCGTTTTTCTATCTGGTGCAACGGGCGGACGGCTCCTGCTTCGGCCCTGCGGACTTCATCGACCCCGCCTATGCCGACCTGTTCTGGCAGGCGCTGGACGCGGGCGTGGAGGTATATCCCCACCGCGCGGTGGTCACGGAGCAGGGAATATTTCTGGGCGAGATGCTCCCTGTCCGGGCAAAATAATGCCAAGATAAGGCCAAAGTAAGGCCAAGGTAAGGCGCAGGCAAGGGAGAGGAAGACACAGGCAGGGTAAAGTAAGGCGACCTTAGACGGCGGTAACGTGGTCGCAGGCCTACTTTACCACATACGTGGTTTCCTGATTGCCCAGCACCATGCGCTCTGCCCATTCCACACCCTGCATGACGGAATGGTCCATGTTTGCGGCCTCGTACTGCCAGCCGCCGAAGCGTCCGCGCGAGTAGATGTCGCGGCTCTCCAGCCACGGTTGCAGTACGCGCAGGGCGGGGTCGCGCTCCAGCGTGGGCACGGGGTACCCGTACTCCAGTTCGCAGGACCAGCGCGAGAGGATGTTGTCCCGGTCCTTTTCGTCCATCAGCGCTGTGTTCACCAGTCCCTGCACGGTGGATTCCATGAGCTGCGACAGGTCTTCCTTCTTGTGGCGGGAGTAGGATATTTCGCACATCAGCGCACGCGAGGCACCGGGTTTGGCGGCGTTATTGGGCGAATAGTTGTGGAAGTTGGTCACGCGGTAGAACGGCGCGTTATCTTCCGGGAAATACATCCAGCAGGTGGGGTCGTCGCGCATGCCGTCCACGCCCACCCCCGCCACGAACACGGAGTTGTGCGCCAGCCTGCCCGCCGCCTCGCGCAATTCCCCGTTGGGGGTGTTCAGGCTTTGCAGCACGAACTGGTCCAGCGGGCCGGTATTGAGAAGATATTCGTAGGTAATGCGTTCACCCTGCGATGTTTCCGCCACCTTGGCTTGGGCGTCTACGGCAACCACCTCGGTATTGCGGCGCACCATGTCGCCCAGACGGTCGCCCAGACGGGTGAATATCTCTCCCGTGCCGCCGAACAGCGGAAAACGGAAGACATTGTTGGGGCCCCAGCTCTTGTTATCCAGTTCCAGAATCAGGTTTTTGAGCACCATCTCAAGATTCACCACGGAGACGCGTTCGCCTATCCAGTGATAAGCCATCATCTCCGCCGGGGTGGCCCATACCTTGAAATTGTACGGGACCATGAAATATTTGGCGA is a window encoding:
- a CDS encoding glucose-6-phosphate isomerase; translated protein: MKTAGSIIPNTLDWTGAWNGRVASGDSMPYEVRRGDMSTRLISEITAGRLPFINMPFREELETSLEAYTPWLQSFRHMLLLGIGGSALGARALQKAFYPQQDRPEHAGRSLWIADNVDADTLDAWFELLPPEKTIVVVISKSGGTIETLSQYFLARQWLRESLGDAWKKHVMVITDVAKGYLRQEADVLGLASLPVPDHLGGRYSVLSAVGMVPAAFLDMDWKALLRGALAVGAPLYAPGAGVKTLETHPAWKLAVWNRTLMERGYTQLIFFSYIPLWAQFGFWFTQLWAESLGKEGKGSMPLPAVGVTDQHSTQQMFLDGPRDKACLLLSSPSLSKGRQFGPDLPEEWAYLRGAHFGDLLQAEGLGTQMALYKAGTPIVEMCMGSTGEEAAGRLMALLGIATVLTGWLLDINPLDQPAVELGKRLANARLGASGYDEESADMEAFLARVPEQQEF
- a CDS encoding pyridoxal phosphate-dependent aminotransferase → MNISDRLKQLKPSATLAVNAKALELKAQGKEIVSLAVGEPDFPTPEYVREACKKAIDDGFTRYAAVPGLPDLREAVAAYFNTFYNAYAAMENTMVTNGGKQALYNLFQALLNPGDEVLIPGPYWVSYPPMVQLAEGVPVVVPATADAAFKVTVEQLEAHRTEKTRVLLLNSPSNPTGAAYNKAQMDAIAGWAIEKGLFIISDEIYDQLVYAPAEHVSLCSWWTRYPEQVCVVNGLAKSFAMTGWRIGYVLAHADLIKAMTKIQGQSTSNVCTFAQKGAVAALSGGFAVVDEMRAAFRARRDLALKIVGSWPEVVCPVPEGAFYIFPDVHRHYTKAIPDSATLCTALLEEAGVALVPGAAFGDDNCIRISYAVDEATLTSALDKIAKVLFK
- the sfsA gene encoding DNA/RNA nuclease SfsA, coding for MTAKPLIPFPQGCITGAFVRRVKRFSVEIVHNGRSEWVHSNNSGSMMGLLRPGAPVLASPAANPDRKLRWTQEAVRMRDWSGDFWVGVNTATPNRLLEAAFHAGLLPWAAGYTHLRREARFGESRLDACLTADPQNPAQGDGGGETTLPPLWVECKNVTMVEDDVACFPDAATERGQKHIREMMGLVEQGFRAAFFYLVQRADGSCFGPADFIDPAYADLFWQALDAGVEVYPHRAVVTEQGIFLGEMLPVRAK
- a CDS encoding protoporphyrinogen/coproporphyrinogen oxidase, with protein sequence MHVKYLIIGAGPTGLGAGHRLRELGETSVLLLEKNAYTGGLAASFKDSAGFTWDLGGHVVFSHYAYFDRLIEDLLGDAYLEHQRIAMVRMLERWVPYPFQNNLRHLPREVQWEIVEAMLPGRRPEKQPANFREWMDVVFGAGIAKYFMVPYNFKVWATPAEMMAYHWIGERVSVVNLEMVLKNLILELDNKSWGPNNVFRFPLFGGTGEIFTRLGDRLGDMVRRNTEVVAVDAQAKVAETSQGERITYEYLLNTGPLDQFVLQSLNTPNGELREAAGRLAHNSVFVAGVGVDGMRDDPTCWMYFPEDNAPFYRVTNFHNYSPNNAAKPGASRALMCEISYSRHKKEDLSQLMESTVQGLVNTALMDEKDRDNILSRWSCELEYGYPVPTLERDPALRVLQPWLESRDIYSRGRFGGWQYEAANMDHSVMQGVEWAERMVLGNQETTYVVK